The Mycetohabitans endofungorum genome contains a region encoding:
- a CDS encoding bifunctional transcriptional regulator/glucokinase, translating into MPTGAPKAVLARESPHPDGPRLLADVGGTNARFALEFGPGQIDDIRVYPCADYPGIAAAIRKFLKDSKIGRVNHAAIAIANPVDGDQVQMTNRNWSFSIEATRRALGFDTLLVVNDFTALAMALPGLSDAQRAQIGGGVRRHNSVIGLLGPGTGLGVSGLIPANDRWIALGSEGGHATFSPQDEREDRVLHYARKKWSHVSFERVCAGPGLALIYRALAACENKRFGPQLEPADVVRRAQAAEPLALEAVECFCAVLGTFAGNLAVTLGALGGIYIGGGVIPHLGELFSTSPFRARFEAKGRFQAYLANIPTFVITAQYPAFLGVSAILAEQLGHRAGGGSAVFERIRQMRDVLTPAERRVADLALDHPRSIVNDPIIDIARKADVSQPTVIRFCRSFGCQGLSDFKLKLATGLTGTNSVSHSQVHLGDSATDFGVKVLDNTVSAILQLREHMNFDNVERAIDMLHSARRIEFYGLGNSNIVAQDAHYKFFRFGIPTIAYGDLYMQAASAALLGKGDVIVAVSKSGKAPELLRVLEVAMQAGAQVIAITSSNTPLAKRASVVLETDPIEIRDSQVSMISRVLHLLVIDVLAVGVAIRRALPDVGMQQVVEAVRGHTDEDAAAVLDWLSHGAALERRDTQ; encoded by the coding sequence ACGATATTCGTGTATACCCTTGTGCGGATTATCCGGGCATCGCCGCTGCGATCCGCAAGTTCCTGAAGGACAGTAAGATCGGTCGCGTGAACCACGCGGCCATTGCGATCGCTAATCCCGTCGATGGCGATCAGGTGCAGATGACCAACCGTAACTGGAGTTTTTCGATCGAGGCCACGCGTCGCGCATTAGGCTTTGATACGCTGTTGGTGGTCAACGACTTTACCGCGTTGGCGATGGCGCTGCCGGGTCTATCCGATGCACAACGCGCGCAGATTGGCGGCGGCGTACGCCGGCACAACAGTGTGATCGGGCTGCTCGGGCCGGGCACGGGTTTGGGCGTGTCAGGCTTGATTCCCGCAAACGACCGCTGGATCGCGCTGGGCAGTGAGGGCGGACATGCCACCTTCTCGCCGCAGGACGAGCGCGAGGATCGGGTGTTGCATTATGCGCGCAAGAAGTGGTCGCATGTGTCGTTCGAGCGAGTTTGCGCAGGACCGGGGCTGGCACTGATCTACCGCGCGCTTGCCGCATGCGAGAACAAACGGTTTGGCCCGCAACTCGAGCCGGCTGACGTGGTGCGGCGCGCGCAGGCGGCCGAGCCGCTCGCGCTGGAGGCAGTGGAGTGCTTCTGCGCAGTGCTTGGCACATTTGCCGGCAATCTCGCAGTCACACTCGGCGCGCTGGGTGGCATTTATATCGGCGGCGGTGTCATCCCACATCTGGGCGAGTTGTTTTCGACTTCGCCGTTTCGTGCACGGTTCGAGGCGAAGGGCCGTTTCCAGGCGTACCTGGCGAACATCCCGACCTTCGTGATCACCGCGCAATATCCGGCCTTCCTCGGCGTGTCTGCGATCCTGGCCGAGCAACTCGGGCATCGTGCCGGCGGCGGATCAGCCGTGTTCGAGCGCATCCGGCAGATGCGCGACGTGCTCACGCCGGCCGAGCGGCGCGTAGCTGACTTGGCGTTGGACCACCCGCGCTCGATCGTCAACGATCCGATCATCGACATCGCGCGCAAGGCCGATGTGAGCCAGCCGACCGTGATCCGCTTCTGTCGCTCGTTTGGCTGCCAGGGACTGTCCGACTTCAAGCTGAAGCTGGCCACTGGCCTGACTGGCACGAACTCGGTTAGCCACAGCCAGGTCCACCTGGGCGACTCGGCGACCGACTTTGGCGTGAAGGTGCTCGACAACACCGTGTCGGCGATCCTGCAGCTGCGCGAGCATATGAACTTCGACAACGTCGAGCGCGCGATCGACATGCTGCACAGCGCGCGGCGCATTGAATTCTACGGCCTGGGCAATTCGAACATCGTCGCTCAGGATGCGCACTACAAGTTTTTCCGCTTTGGCATCCCGACCATTGCATACGGCGACCTGTACATGCAGGCCGCGTCTGCCGCGTTGCTGGGCAAGGGCGATGTGATCGTCGCCGTCTCTAAGTCCGGCAAGGCGCCGGAGTTGCTGCGCGTGCTGGAGGTGGCAATGCAGGCTGGCGCGCAAGTCATTGCGATCACGTCGAGCAACACGCCGTTGGCCAAGCGTGCGAGCGTCGTGCTGGAAACGGACCCTATCGAGATCCGCGACTCGCAGGTGTCGATGATCTCGCGCGTGTTGCACCTGCTGGTGATCGACGTCTTGGCGGTCGGCGTCGCGATCCGGCGCGCGTTACCTGACGTGGGCATGCAGCAGGTGGTCGAGGCGGTGCGCGGGCATACCGACGAA